GGTCATCCGCGGCGCCGACGGCTCCAGCACCCGCGGCTTCGCCATCCACGGCGACTACCCGGCCGAGCTGGCGCGCCAGCTGATGTACGGCGTGTTCCAGGAACAGACCTACTCCAAGGGCATCGACGTCTACACCACGATCGACTCCAAGGACCAGGAAGCCGCCTACCGCGCCGTGCGCGATGGCGTGATGGACTACACCCGCCGCGCCCCCTACCCCGGCCCCGAAGACCAGATCGAACTGCCCGACGGCGTCGAGAAGGACCCCGCGGCGCTGGACGACCTGCTCGACGGCGTGCAGGAAAAGACGCCCGACAGCGAAGACCTGCTCGCCGCCGTGGTGCTGGCCGCCAGTCCGCAGGAAGTGACCGTGGCGCGCAGCGCCCGCGACATCATCACCATTTCCGACAAGAAGGCGCTGTCGGTGGTGGCGCGCGCGCTCAATCCCAAGGCCAGCGACAGCCAGCGCATCCAGCGCGGCTCGGTGGTCTACATCCACAAGAACGGCGACGGCTGGGAAATCATCAACATGCCGGCGTTGCAAGCGGCGCTGGTGTCGATGGTGCCGCAGGACGGCGCCATCCGCGCCATGATCGGCGGCTTCGACTACAACCGCGGCACCTTCAACCGCGTCACACAGGCCTGGCGCCAGCCGGGCTCGAACATCAAGCCGTTCGTGTACGCCGCGGCCCTCGAGCGCGGCCTGACGCCCGCCACGCAGATCTCGGACCAGCCGTTCATGCTGACCGCCGCCCAGACCGGCTCGAAGGACTGGCAGCCCAAGAACGACGGCAACCGCTACGAGCCCATGCTGACGCTGCGCCAGGGCCTGTACAAGTCCAAGAACATGGTCACCATCCGCATCCTGCAGGCCATCAGCCCGCAGTACGCGCAGGACTACCTGACCCGCTTCGGCTTCGACAAGGCGCGCTGGCCGGCGGTGCTGCCGCTGGGCCTGGGCGCCGGCGGCGCCACGCCGCTGCAGGTGGTCAACGGCTACAGCGTGTTCGCCAACGGCGGCTACCGCGTCACGCCCTACCTGGTGGCCAAGGTCACCGACCGCTCGGGCAACGTGCTGATGCAGGCGCAGCCAGTGGTGGCGGGCGACGCCGCCGCGCGCGCCATCGACCCGCGCACCGCCTGGGTCATGGACGACATCCTGCGCGGCGTCACCACCAGCGGCACCGCGGCGCGCGCGCACCAGGTGCTCAAACGCAACGACGTGGGCGGCAAGACCGGCACCACCAACGAGGCGGTCGACGTCTGGTTCTCCGGCTTCACCCCCAGCCTGGCCACCACGGTCTGGATGGGCTTCGACCAGCCCAAGTCGCTGGGCACCAATGAATTCGGCAGCGGCCTGGCGCTGACCACCTGGCTCGACTACATGCAGCCGGCGCTCAAGGGCGTGCCCGAGGCCAAGCCGGCGCCGCGTCCCGACGGCCTGCTGGTGGACAACGGCGAATACTATTTCAACGAATTCCCGCCGGGCCAGGCGGTGGCTTCGCTGGACCTGTCCAGCGGCGACCCGCTGACCGACTTCCTCAACAACAACCGCTCCACCGACGGCGTCGACAACTCGGTGCGGCCCCTGCCCGCGCCCGGCGCGGCGCTGCCGCCGGCGACTCCGCCCCAGGCGGGTACGCCCCAGGCAGGTATGCCCCAAGCGGGTACGCCCCAAGCAGGCGCACAAGCGCCCGCGCAAGCGATGCCGGCCCAGCAGGCGCCGGTGGCGCAGCCGATCCCGGTGCCGGCCGCCGGCGGCGGCGCCCTCGGCGGCTCGCTGGGCGGCGGCGACGGCGACAATACCCCGATCCCGCCGATCCCGGTGCCGCGCGTCGAGGCCGATCCGCTGGGCGGCGCCCGCGCCAGCGCCGTCAACGGCGTCGGGCCGCTGGCCGCGCGGCCGCTCTAGGCGCCACAGCTCCCCCCTCGGCCCGTGTTGCACGGGCCGCCCCCCGGGAAAAGCCGGCCTTGCCGGCGCGCGCATGGATAAACTATCATCCGGAATAATTCGCATTTCGGATAGTGGAATGCGCCGCGCCAACGCCACGCCAGTCCATCATGTCCGCCACCGGGACCTCCTCCCAGCCCATCGAAGTGCTTTACGGTGACCACCACGGCTGGCTGCGCGGCTGGTTGCGCAAGCGGCTGGGCAACGCCTTCGACGCCGCCGACCTGGCGCACGACACCTACGTCCGCATCCTGGCGTCCGGCAGCATGCCGCAACCGGACCAATCCCGCCGCCACCTGACCCAGATCGCCAACGGGCTGCTGATCGACCTGTACCGGCGCCGCGGCATCGAGGCCGCCTACCTGGAAGCCATCGCCGCGCTGCCCGTGGCGCTGGCGCCTTCCGAGGAAGTCCGCGCCCTGGCGGTCGAGGCCCTGGTCGAGGTCGACACCATCCTGCACAAGCTGCCACCCAAGGCCCGCATGGCGCTGCTGCTGTGCAAGCTCGACGGCCTGAGCTACCGCGAGATCGCCGAGCGGCTTCACGTGTCCGTGTCCTCGGTCGAGAAATACGTCGCGGCGGCGCTGCTGGCCTGTTACCAGGCGCTCTACGATGGTTCGCGCTGACGCCGCCGCCGGGCAAGGGCCGGCGATCGATCCCGCGGTCGTGCGGCGCGCCTCGGCCTGGATGGCGCGGTTGTGGTCGGGCGAGGCCAGCGCGGCCGACCGCGCGGCCTGTGATGCCTGGCTGGCCGCGCATCCCGACCACCTGCGCGCCTGGCGCCGCCTGCAGGTCATGGATGCCAAGCTGGCCGGCGTGTCCGAACCGGCCTCCCGCAGCGTGCTGCTCGAATCGCGGCCGCTCGCCTCCGCCGCGCGCCGCAAGGCGCTGCGGGCGCTGGGCATCGCGGCGGCCGCCACCGCCAGTGCCACCCTGCTCTGGCGCGAAAGCGGGCGCTGGGGCGTGCTGACGGCCGACCATCGCAGCGCCGTCGGCGAGATCCGCGACGTCACGCTGGCCGACGGCACCCGCGTGGTGCTCGACAGCGACTCCGCCATCGACGTGCGTTTCGACGGCCACGAGCGGCGCGTCATCCTGCTGGCCGGCGAAATCCTGGTGTCGACCGCCGTCGATGCGCGGGGCCGGCCGTTCCGGGTCCAGAGCCGGCAGGGCATGGTGCAGGCGCTCGGCACCCGCTTCACCTTGCGCGACGCGGGCCCGCTGGCGCACCTGGCGGTCTATGAAGGCGCGGTCGACATCTATCCCGGCGCGGCCACGCAGGCAGTGCTGCGGGTGCACGACGGCGAACGCACGCGTTTCGACCAGCATCATGCCGAAGCGCCAGCCAAAGCGCGCGAAGCCGACGCCGCCTGGGCGCGCGGGGTGCTGCTGGCCGAAGACATGCGGCTGGCGGACTTCACCGCGCGGCTGGCGCGCTATCGCAGCGGCTTCCTGCGCTGCGATCCCGCCGTCGCCGAGCTGCGCGTCACCGGGGTATTCCCCCTGCGCGACACCGACCGCGCCCTGCACAACCTGACGCTCGGCGTGCCGGTCTACATCCGGTATCACACCCGCTACTGGGTGACCGTCGGCCCCCGGGCCCGCTAGGGCCTGTTGCAATTTTTCTTGGCGGCGCATTGAGGAAATCGCCCGCTCGTCCGGAAGACAAAGCAGTCGCAACACTTTCTTCCGTACTTTCTGGGACCGACCCGATGGCGAGCCGCCACCTTTCCTCTCCGTTCTCCATGACCCCGCCCCTGTCGGCGCGGCCCGCCGTCACCGGCCTGCTCTCGCGCCGCACGGCGCTTGGCCTCGCGCTGGGCTGCGCCATCCTCGCCGCCTCGCAGGCGTCGGCCCAGGTGACGCCGGCGCCCGCCGGGGCACAGGCCCCGGTGCGCACCTACCAGATCCCGTCCGGTCCGCTGGACCAGGCCCTGACCCGCTATGCCAGCGAGGCGGGCGTCGAGCTGTCGGCGGACGCCGCGCTGACCCGGGGCAAGACCAGCCCCGGCCTGAACGGCGCCTACAGCCTGCAGGACGGCTTCGCCACCCTGCTGCAGGGCCAGGGCCTGCGCATCGTGCGCGGCGCC
The window above is part of the Achromobacter deleyi genome. Proteins encoded here:
- a CDS encoding penicillin-binding protein 1A, translating into MSTPQQSSATPGGKSGFPWKRLLVKAGVAVAGLGVCGAVLVGLALAIAWPSLPDLHAMTDYRPRVPLRIYTADKVLIGEYGEEHRNVLRFDEIPPVMRQAVLSAEDDRFYQHGGVDWMGMARAVLVNLVKQSKTQGGSTITMQVARNFYLSSEKTYSRKFYELLLTYKIESELTKDQILELYMNQIYLGHRAYGFAAASRTYLGKPLSEVTPAEAAMLAGIPKAPSRFNPITNFPRAEIRQHYVLGRMKTLGYLTPEQADEALKQRLVIRGADGSSTRGFAIHGDYPAELARQLMYGVFQEQTYSKGIDVYTTIDSKDQEAAYRAVRDGVMDYTRRAPYPGPEDQIELPDGVEKDPAALDDLLDGVQEKTPDSEDLLAAVVLAASPQEVTVARSARDIITISDKKALSVVARALNPKASDSQRIQRGSVVYIHKNGDGWEIINMPALQAALVSMVPQDGAIRAMIGGFDYNRGTFNRVTQAWRQPGSNIKPFVYAAALERGLTPATQISDQPFMLTAAQTGSKDWQPKNDGNRYEPMLTLRQGLYKSKNMVTIRILQAISPQYAQDYLTRFGFDKARWPAVLPLGLGAGGATPLQVVNGYSVFANGGYRVTPYLVAKVTDRSGNVLMQAQPVVAGDAAARAIDPRTAWVMDDILRGVTTSGTAARAHQVLKRNDVGGKTGTTNEAVDVWFSGFTPSLATTVWMGFDQPKSLGTNEFGSGLALTTWLDYMQPALKGVPEAKPAPRPDGLLVDNGEYYFNEFPPGQAVASLDLSSGDPLTDFLNNNRSTDGVDNSVRPLPAPGAALPPATPPQAGTPQAGMPQAGTPQAGAQAPAQAMPAQQAPVAQPIPVPAAGGGALGGSLGGGDGDNTPIPPIPVPRVEADPLGGARASAVNGVGPLAARPL
- a CDS encoding sigma-70 family RNA polymerase sigma factor, which translates into the protein MSATGTSSQPIEVLYGDHHGWLRGWLRKRLGNAFDAADLAHDTYVRILASGSMPQPDQSRRHLTQIANGLLIDLYRRRGIEAAYLEAIAALPVALAPSEEVRALAVEALVEVDTILHKLPPKARMALLLCKLDGLSYREIAERLHVSVSSVEKYVAAALLACYQALYDGSR
- a CDS encoding FecR domain-containing protein; the encoded protein is MVRADAAAGQGPAIDPAVVRRASAWMARLWSGEASAADRAACDAWLAAHPDHLRAWRRLQVMDAKLAGVSEPASRSVLLESRPLASAARRKALRALGIAAAATASATLLWRESGRWGVLTADHRSAVGEIRDVTLADGTRVVLDSDSAIDVRFDGHERRVILLAGEILVSTAVDARGRPFRVQSRQGMVQALGTRFTLRDAGPLAHLAVYEGAVDIYPGAATQAVLRVHDGERTRFDQHHAEAPAKAREADAAWARGVLLAEDMRLADFTARLARYRSGFLRCDPAVAELRVTGVFPLRDTDRALHNLTLGVPVYIRYHTRYWVTVGPRAR